A window of Rhododendron vialii isolate Sample 1 chromosome 11a, ASM3025357v1 contains these coding sequences:
- the LOC131307604 gene encoding zinc finger protein ZAT9-like translates to MVIGENNNQPPQTMHFCKVCNKGFSRGGALGGHMRSHGIEDINAKNNEEGNKLTYFLRTPNNQFTNYGACNERSSNNLLLWEPVEHTGSFKSIKEKYDTSGTSKEEKEMANCLVMLSNGEEEEKAKEVVKGNFQCKACKKVFNSHQALGGHRASHKRVKGCFAARFENIDDDNIVEDDNELSNPTNSDALHLIDLNSTSEAPAIFSPLKKKFKVHECSICHRVFSSGQALGGHKRCHWLISNMAENNAVPTFRGFRYDSEQLFKKPMICKSQLLDLNLPTLFDDTYDDSSSKFEALTRIYLPPRSEEEIKEVNLPKLSEMREMNLDGNCSTWLQVGIGQTTE, encoded by the coding sequence ATGGTTATAGGAGAGAACAATAATCAACCACCACAAACCATGCATTTTTGTAAAGTTTGTAACAAGGGTTTTTCTCGTGGCGGTGCACTCGGTGGACACATGAGATCCCATGGCATTGAAGACATCAATGCTAAGAACAATGAAGAAGGCAACAAGCTCACGTACTTCCTCCGAACACCCAATAACCAGTTCACGAATTATGGTGCATGTAATGAGCGTTCTAGCAATAATCTCCTATTGTGGGAGCCGGTGGAGCACACTGGCTCGTTCAAGAGTATAAAGGAAAAGTATGATACAAGTGGCACttcaaaagaggaaaaggaaatggCCAACTGTTTGGTCATGTTATCAAatggagaggaagaagaaaaggcgAAGGAAGTGGTGAAAGGTAATTTCCAATGTAAAGCTTGTAAGAAGGTATTCAATTCCCACCAGGCGTTAGGAGGGCACAGAGCTAGCCACAAAAGGGTCAAGGGTTGTTTTGCCGCAAGATTCGAGAATATAGATGATGATAATATTGTTGAAGATGATAATGAGTTATCAAATCCCACAAATTCTGATGCATTGCATCTGATAGATCTCAACAGCACATCAGAGGCACCTGCCATTTTTTCTCCTTTGAAAAAGAAGTTCAAAGTGCACGAATGCTCTATATGTCACCGTGTTTTTTCATCAGGCCAGGCCTTAGGTGGCCATAAAAGGTGTCATTGGCTTATATCTAACATGGCAGAAAACAATGCAGTGCCTACTTTTCGTGGGTTTCGATATGACAGCGAACAACTATTCAAAAAACCTATGATCTGTAAATCTCAGTTGCTCGATCTCAACCTCCCCACGCTGTTTGATGATACATATGATGATAGCTCATCAAAGTTTGAAGCCCTCACAAGAATCTACCTACCACCGCGAAGTGAAGAAGAGATCAAGGAAGTGAATCTACCAAAACTTAGTGAGATGAGAGAGATGAACTTGGATGGGAATTGTTCCACATGGTTGCAGGTGGGAATAGGTCAGACAACTGAATAG